The genomic stretch GGTCTATAGACTTTAACTTAGTCACACCATGTGACATGGGACATCGTAATCTTGCTGCAGTTTGACAACGGATACGCTCTATATCCCTCTGAAGTAGTACCTCAGTAGCAAATGAGAGTGCATCAAGACAGTAGCTTTCAAGTGACCGGAAAATAAACCGCAGATAGCCTTATTATCATTCTTGATATCAGTGCGGTCTAGGGTAGTATAATTGCTCGAGGTAGTGTCTATAACCCCTGCATTAATGTACTTCTTATCAGATGTAGGGCGCGGTTTTTTGACGGCGCAAACTAGACTAATGTCTTGCTTCTAGCTTCTGTCAAAGCTCAGTTCAGGTTCCGTCATTCCTAATCAAGGCTAGAGACTCATTACAAAACGATGCCATTAGTCAAACACTGTGATTAAAGTTTCTTCTCAAATGAATATTCTTGACCACATTCGGTAACTGCCGAAACAACTGGTCAGTGCCGATGGGTCAGGAAGATCTTTGGGACTAACCATCCTATTAGATACCGACAGAAGGTTCCTTGTGGATCGCACTAACTTCAGCTTTGATGTTCAACAGGCATCTGCAACGGACCGACAGCGTGTGCGGTTTCGCTCTCATTAGTCAACTTCATTTCAGCATGAACGGTTTCTAGAAAAGATGCAGTATATAAGACATTAATTCCGACATCATTCATAGCTTTCGTTGCCTGTCAGTTATCACTCTTTACCAACTCAACATTCTCTTTCTCTACACTCTTTTAAACCCATTCCAAATTCTCAAATATCACAATGCATATCGTTCAGTTTTCCATCGTTGCTGCGGCCATTGCTGCGTCCGCCAACGGCGCCAAGGTTGAACAGCGTGATGTCGACGAATGCACCTCAGCAGCCAGCGGCCTCGTTGATGTCATGAGCGACATGCCAACTGCAGACATGACCCTTGCGAGCTTCCTCGCCAAGCAGACTGATTTCGAAGATGTCGCCGACTCCTGCGTTATTCCTGCTGTCACTGGATCCATGGCTGCCGCCTACACCTCCTACGCCAAGTCTATGGAGAACTGGATCTCCGAGTTCAAGGATGATCTCTCTAGCGTTTACGACGCTTGCAAGGATGTTCCCCAAGTTCAGGAGCAACTCGAATCCTACGCTATTCCTAGTGGACTATGCTCTTCTTATGCTTGGGCTACCGCTTCTGCCACAGAGATTGCTACTGCAACTGCCAAGGCGACCAACTCTGTCGCAGATACAGCCACAAGCACCGCCACAGAGACTACCTCCAGCATCTCTACACCTAGCAACGTTGCTGAGAACTCTGCTGTACGCAGCACTGGGTTTGGAGTCATTGCCGTTGTCGCCGTTGTCGGTCTGACTGTCGCTGGAGCTCGCTAGGTAGATCTTTAGTATAGGGGTTGATTTTACCAATCGCTGCAGACCCGTAGTCTTAGCCTTTCAGATACATAATAGTACAGTACAAGCATATGTTCACCACACGGACTCAACACGAAGCAAGTTGCAATTGATCATATGATAGCAactcaacaagaagatgccGTTTACCCATGAACAAGTGAAGGGTCTCTGCTTTTAGTGGTTCGACGCTGTCGGGTAATGCACCAGCTTAATTCTATCGGATAAAGAATATGGTGACGTGAACGGTTCCGTCGGCATTTGCAACGGCATCTATGAGACGAGCCCGGAATCTCTGGTGTAACGATCTGGGACCCGAAGCTAAGCCCGAACTTCCCCCACTTATACAGCCCCAGCTCGGATCCCAAAAGGAACCTAGGTTCCATAAGCTAAGTTTCAAGTGCATCTAAGTTCTATCGGTCATAGTTCCAAGCCGACACCGACATTCGGCACTGGCCACAAAGACGCGAGGCCGAACAGCCGACTCACAAAGTCAATACATAGAATCGAAATATCCTACCAGGTTATTGTGAATTTATCTAAGCCTTACCGCCGACTCAGGTTGTTGTGAACTTATCTAGCCCTTACCGTTTCTTCTCCCTATTTCGTGCCATATAGCAAACAGGCTACACGAATTTTTAATTGTACCCTACCTGTAACTATGTCGTCGTTATCCCATGCGTCGCTTTTACTTCGGGCAAGCACCATTCACACGCAGACCAAAACAACCGAGACTTAcaatgccattgccatcaaTGGGGACCGTATTATAGCAGTTTCAACAGACTACCATGGCTTAGACGCATACGTTGGGCCACATACTCGCGTCATCGACGAGCCTGGGAGTACCATACTGCCTTCCTTCGACGATACCCATACCCATCTTATGTTTGCTGCAATGAGCCAGTTCGATGTTCCTGTTCATTTGGCCCAGGACATACCTACCATGCTCGATATGCTGCGTTCTCGTGCGGCCAATACTCCTGCTGGTGAATGGATCACAACTACAGCAAACTGGCAAGAGTACAATCTTAGGGAACAGCGGTTCCCGACACTGCAAGAGCTTGATGGTGTGTCCACAGCGCATCCCATCCTTGTTAAGCGCGGCGGTCACAATATGGTTGCGAATTCTGTTGTGCTAAAGTTAGCTGGCATTACAACCGAGTCAGAGTCGCCAGAAGGCGGTGTTATTAGCCGCAACAAAGATGGAAGCCTCAACGGGCTGTTGCAGGATAATGCACTCGCACCCATTTTCGAGATATCGCCACACCCTAGCCTCCAAGAGTCTGTGGCTGGTATTGAAGCTGCTTCAAAGTCGTACGCCGCGACAGGAATTGGCTGCGTTCGTGATTGCGCTGTATTCGCGAACCAGAtgaagatgctcaaggtaGCCCGCGACCAAGAGAAACTACATGTGCGAATGCGTGTACTAATTGCGGCGCTTGGTATGACCTCTGTCGCCGAGGTTGAGCGTCttatggatgagattgaacAATGGCGGAGCCTCGACTCGGATATGTGGCTACGAGTCTGGGGAGTCAAGTTTGGCATTGATGGTGGAATCGAGGCCAGCGCCACCGAGGATCCCTACGCCGCCCGACCAGATCATGGCTGCTGCGGTCCTACTGACTTTTGCGGTACCTTGACCTGGGATCCTgacgttcttgttgaagcaATGGGAGTGGTTCTCCGACGAGGCTGGAGAATTGGTACTCATGCAGTTGGAGATCGAGCCGTCCGAGTTCTTCTCGATGTATATGAGCGATTACTACGGATGTACCCGGAACTGCCTCCTGGGTCCCTAGTCATGGAGCATGGAGGTCTTGCAACCGCTGAGCAACGGGCTCGTGCTGTGCGGCTTGGAATCCCAGTCACGGTCCAACATCCTTTGTTACATGATGCCGCTGGTATTCAAAGCGAGTATTTAGGAAAAGAACGAGAGAGCCACCTTTTTCCTGTTCGCCAGTGGATAGATGATGGTGCACAAGTTTCTGCCGGTTCGGATTATCCGGTTGGTAGCTACGGCGCAATGCACTCAGTCTGGGGTCTCACCACGCGTCAGACTGTCCTGGGTGTCCTGGGCCCGGAACATGCAATTTCTGTCCAGGAAGCCATTGATCTGCACACCAAGAATGCAGCAAAACTGACAAAGGAGGACGAGTATCGGGGCTGCATTCTCCCAAACTTTCTTGCTGACCTGACTATCTGGTCGCATGACCCCCTTATTGCACAGGCGAAAAGTCTCTCTGCTCTTCTACCAAAGTACACAATTGTTGGAGGCAAGATCGTATATGAACAGGGGACTTAAGAATAATTAGAAAGTTATACAGAAAGTTGTCATCAGCAGCTAGAAATCCCAAAATAGAGCATACCAAAGAGGATTTAACGATCCTTGAATTCTTTAACTAAATGAGGGGAAACGGTGCGCCGCTTTGTTTAACTGAGCAGCTTATCTGGCGTCCCCGCGCAAAGTCAAGCAATGCAGTAACCCGTTTACTACATACAACCATGCCCTACAACTATGCCCGGTCTTTTCAGATCGATCAAGATTGACACCAATTACATTGCATTTCTCTTCCACCTCCAACACTGGAAACTGAGTTGCTGACTTGGTACGTACATAAGGCAGTGACGTGGCATCTTGGTAGCATCCCGTCGCCCGTTTTCAAAGTAGAAATAAGGCTGCATGATGTAAAGTATCACACTAAGCGCCAAAGGGCATGCTGAATGTAGCTGAACTGCAAAGTAAGCCGTCGCATGTACTCTCTTGGAGTACATGAGGGCAATGCTGCAATATGTAAGCCTCATCACATTGTGGCACCGGTGTCCTTACCCTCCAAGTCAGCTCTCTTACCCGGCCATCGAAGTATGTTTTAGTTGCAAGCAACGTCTTAGCCACCTTGTAAGAACGAAGATTATTTATTGCCAGAATTCTCCGTAAATTAGTACATGAGTAGTAAACACAACAATCTCCAAATCGCCATTTCCTTCCGACATGGCCACACAAACTGTTCAACCGGGCGCCTCAACGGCTCAAGAGACTAGCCTCACCATCTATCTGTACTCTGGTTAGTGACGAATAGCACGTCCTAAGTGTTTAAGATTAACAATTGCAGATGACGATATCTACTCGCCCTTAGGCTCGGTGACCTACCAGCAAAGTGACACTGTACTCGACATCAAGCGTCGAGTGCAGGCTCAACTCCACTACCCGACTGAGAGCCAGTGCCTTGTTCTTCGTAGTAGAGTCCCCAACACTCCCATCCAACAACTGGGGGACACAGGGAGACCGTCTGATACAGATGGTACACCATCGATCCGAGTAGACCTTGCCAACGCCACAAAACCAGTAGCGGGGGGAACTTCgtaccaagaagaacacaAAACACAGGTGTCTGATTCTAACAATAGACTCGTCGCACTCGATGCGGACCAAACTGCACGAACCAGTGTCGGGCAATACTACAGTGAAGAGGCTCTTAGACATGGAAGCACAAATATTCCAATAGCAAGTAATGGTGTCCAAGGCGCAAGATTAAGAGGAGAGTCTAAACTCAGGGTTGGTGATCAATTTGGTGGTTCTCTTTGGTGAACTCTTGCGAGCACACATGTAGTAACCGCTAGACCTACGTTTTCGAGGTTTCAACGCCGCAATAAACTGTTGATCGTTAGATGAATCGTGAATATGTCTATTTACTTAGTGTCTATACAACAGCTAGATTGTAATATTCCTGATGATCTTTAGcctcgatgttgaagctTATTTAGCATTTGATTGAGCGGGCTTTGAGCTGATAACCTGGATTGGCGGATCTGTCACACTAGATAGCGGGTAACCATCCCTGCATTCGTACCGTCGATTGCATCGCCACAGTGGGTGGGTGATACTTCTAAGACCTGTCCCTCAAAAAACACAGCCCTCGGGCTGAGAAAGCGCTCGGTCGTGTGACACTTGTAGGGTAGCACTCGTCTACGGACAATCCATACCATCAAAACGAAAAGAACCGAGCGTGGCAACTAGATCTCGAGAGCTCTCGGCTACGCTGGTagaatgacaagacaggTGGGTAACAAATCGGGAAAATAATTGCAATTTATACGTGTTGAAGTCATGTTACATGGTACCGAGCTCACCGTTCTTTTTTGTCACTTACCTGGATGATTTGTTGGAGAAAGTAACAATGTGGATTGAAGATCCGCAATGCCCCATCGCCTGACACGTCGGCGGCGAGTTTTTGTCTTACTTTGCCGCTAAGGGCGATGTTTAAATACGTTGGCTAAGTCGGGCCATGGACGAGCAGAATCTTCATTTACTGTAAATAGTTGAAATAATACTTTCTTTATAATGGCCGAAATATTCGGCATCGTTTCCGGGGCCTTGAGTGTtgcagccatcttcaataATTGTGTTGAAACTTTTGAGTACATCCAACTCGGTCGCCGTTTCGGAGAGGACTTTCAGAGATACCAGCTCAAACTAGACCTTGCAAAGACACGCCTGGGGAGGTGGGGGGaggccatctccatcaatAACGAACCTCGTTTCTCTTGTACCACATCAGATGATAAAGAGGTGAATATTGCAAGGGAAATCTTGGAAGACATCGCAAGTTGCTTTGAGGGTGCACAAAAGAAATCTAGCCGATATGCGGATCGAGCCGATCAGCAGGAGCTAGAGGTATTTGGGGAAAGCAACATGAACCCCATGTTTCGACGATTGCATAAACACTCAAAGGATATTGCTcgccaaagacaaaagactACGAGCATaatcaagaagaccaaatGGGCGCTCTACGATGCGAAAAGCCTCGAAAGGACAATCGATCAGATTTGTTCATGGATTGATGAACTGGAAAAGCTGTTTCCCGCAGAATCAGCACAAAGGCAATTAGTCGAGCGAGAGATTCAGATGATTGACGACAAATCAAGCCTCGAAGCATTAGAGGACGCCGCTAGCGGGGTCGACCCT from Fusarium pseudograminearum CS3096 chromosome 1, whole genome shotgun sequence encodes the following:
- the HETs gene encoding HETs, which gives rise to MAEIFGIVSGALSVAAIFNNCVETFEYIQLGRRFGEDFQRYQLKLDLAKTRLGRWGEAISINNEPRFSCTTSDDKEVNIAREILEDIASCFEGAQKKSSRYADRADQQELEVFGESNMNPMFRRLHKHSKDIARQRQKTTSIIKKTKWALYDAKSLERTIDQICSWIDELEKLFPAESAQRQLVEREIQMIDDKSSLEALEDAASGVDPVMEDAVQRKLNMIEGHNSAEFVNLEGSAKFLVGNVFSEKFLQRDTLLNDRTKNSMRTVSATNQSRLQVGNVYGARGIWED